A portion of the Rhodococcus pseudokoreensis genome contains these proteins:
- a CDS encoding NUDIX hydrolase → MYDATDYPPFAVTVDLAMFTLRGSSLSVLLVRRGEEPFQGMSALPGGFVHADESADVAARRELAEETGLDSFPGHLEQLATYSEPGRDPRMRVVSVVFVAFAPNLPEPSAGSDAADAYWMPVEDASREPLAFDHAQILADALERVRSKLEYTTLSTHFVETPFSIRDLQTVYEAVWDVTWDRANFRRKVLGTRGFVEPVEGVADAASTGGRRAQLYRPGNATTLHPPIPRP, encoded by the coding sequence GTGTACGACGCAACCGACTATCCACCGTTCGCCGTGACCGTCGATCTCGCGATGTTCACGCTGCGCGGCTCCTCGCTGTCGGTCCTGCTGGTGCGACGGGGCGAGGAGCCGTTCCAGGGGATGTCCGCGCTGCCCGGGGGTTTCGTCCACGCCGACGAATCGGCGGACGTCGCGGCGCGACGCGAATTGGCGGAGGAGACCGGACTCGACAGCTTCCCCGGTCACCTCGAACAGTTGGCGACGTACAGCGAGCCGGGCCGCGACCCGCGCATGCGGGTCGTGTCGGTGGTGTTCGTGGCGTTCGCGCCGAATCTGCCGGAGCCGTCCGCCGGTTCCGACGCCGCCGACGCCTACTGGATGCCGGTCGAGGACGCGTCCCGCGAGCCGCTGGCGTTCGACCACGCGCAGATCCTCGCCGACGCCCTCGAGCGGGTGCGGTCGAAACTCGAATACACCACGTTGTCAACCCATTTCGTGGAGACCCCGTTCTCGATCCGGGACCTCCAGACGGTGTACGAGGCCGTGTGGGACGTGACGTGGGACCGCGCGAACTTCCGCCGCAAGGTCCTGGGGACGCGGGGATTCGTCGAACCCGTCGAGGGCGTGGCCGACGCCGCATCGACGGGCGGCAGGCGCGCCCAGCTGTACCGGCCGGGCAACGCCACCACCCTGCATCCGCCGATCCCCCGCCCGTGA
- a CDS encoding AAA family ATPase, with product MYDHALVIGKFYPPHAGHHLLIREAAKVAARVTVVVMASRVESIPLADRVSCLAESHAGDRTVTVTGIACDAPMDLASRPVWAAQVACMRAAVRQVTGIAVDVVVSSEKYGDELARWFGAVHVPVDPERVRFPISGTGCRGDLAGNWEHLDAPAQALLTTRIVVLGAESTGTTTVSHALAQRFRARGGIWRRTHWVPEYGRTATADKLARARATDPSAGVDDLVWTGQDFADIARIQNEWEEAGARSGSPLTICDTDAEATTVWERRYLGPGSTRAHDHRPGRHALYLITDHVGVPFVQDGLRDGESIREEMTEWFVDALTAAGRSWVMLTGNRAERLDLASQVTEQALAHRSTFAAPLGG from the coding sequence ATGTACGACCACGCACTCGTGATCGGAAAGTTCTATCCCCCGCACGCCGGGCACCACCTGCTGATCCGGGAGGCGGCGAAAGTCGCGGCCCGAGTGACGGTGGTGGTGATGGCGTCCCGGGTCGAGTCGATTCCCCTGGCGGACAGAGTGTCCTGCCTCGCGGAGTCGCATGCGGGCGACCGCACGGTGACCGTGACCGGCATCGCGTGCGACGCCCCGATGGACCTGGCGTCGCGACCGGTGTGGGCCGCGCAGGTGGCGTGCATGCGCGCCGCGGTGCGACAGGTCACCGGCATCGCCGTCGACGTGGTCGTGTCGAGCGAGAAGTACGGCGACGAACTCGCCCGCTGGTTCGGCGCCGTCCACGTCCCCGTCGACCCCGAGCGGGTCCGGTTCCCGATTTCGGGGACCGGCTGTCGAGGCGACCTCGCCGGCAACTGGGAACACCTCGACGCGCCCGCGCAGGCGTTGCTGACCACCCGGATCGTGGTGCTCGGCGCGGAATCCACCGGCACCACCACCGTCAGTCACGCACTGGCGCAGCGCTTCCGCGCCCGCGGCGGGATCTGGCGGCGCACGCACTGGGTTCCCGAATACGGTCGCACGGCAACCGCCGACAAGCTGGCGAGAGCCCGCGCCACCGACCCGTCCGCCGGCGTCGACGACCTCGTCTGGACCGGGCAGGATTTCGCCGACATCGCCCGCATCCAGAACGAGTGGGAAGAAGCGGGTGCGCGGTCGGGGTCACCCCTGACGATCTGCGACACCGACGCAGAAGCGACCACCGTGTGGGAGCGGCGCTACCTCGGCCCCGGCAGCACCCGGGCGCACGACCACCGGCCGGGGCGCCACGCCCTGTACCTCATTACCGACCATGTCGGTGTCCCCTTCGTGCAGGATGGGTTGCGGGACGGAGAGTCGATCCGGGAGGAGATGACAGAGTGGTTCGTCGATGCACTCACCGCCGCCGGGCGGTCGTGGGTGATGCTGACCGGGAACCGAGCAGAGCGCCTCGACCTCGCGTCGCAGGTCACTGAACAGGCACTCGCCCACCGATCGACGTTCGCCGCACCGCTGGGAGGCTGA
- the pnuC gene encoding nicotinamide riboside transporter PnuC produces the protein MIALLVDWLNSAAVTSFGTTTSWAEVLGFASGAVCVWLVARQSAWNWPIGIANNLVWILLFYAAGLFADSALQLVYIAFAAAGWIRWIRGRAGNPLPVTGTSREEWRWLAGTGVVGTAALTVLLHTATSSTVPFWDAVTTALSLLATWGQVNKRWESWLLWIAADLVYVPLYLHKGLTLTALLYVGFLVLCVRGLREWRRSSGLPALATTAGR, from the coding sequence GTGATCGCACTACTCGTCGACTGGCTGAATTCGGCCGCGGTGACGTCGTTCGGGACGACGACGAGCTGGGCCGAAGTGCTCGGTTTCGCGTCGGGCGCGGTGTGCGTCTGGCTCGTCGCCCGGCAGTCCGCGTGGAACTGGCCGATCGGAATCGCGAACAACCTGGTCTGGATCCTGCTGTTCTACGCAGCCGGACTCTTCGCCGACTCGGCCCTCCAACTGGTCTACATCGCGTTCGCCGCGGCCGGGTGGATCCGGTGGATCCGCGGTCGCGCCGGCAACCCGTTGCCCGTCACCGGGACGTCGCGGGAAGAGTGGCGGTGGCTCGCCGGCACCGGCGTCGTCGGCACCGCCGCCCTGACCGTGCTCCTGCACACGGCGACGTCGTCCACGGTCCCGTTCTGGGATGCCGTCACCACGGCCCTCTCGCTGCTGGCCACCTGGGGGCAGGTGAACAAACGCTGGGAATCGTGGCTGCTGTGGATTGCGGCCGATCTCGTCTACGTCCCGCTCTACCTGCACAAGGGCCTGACGCTGACGGCCCTGCTGTACGTCGGTTTCCTCGTGCTCTGCGTCCGCGGTCTCCGCGAGTGGCGCCGGTCTTCGGGACTGCCTGCCCTCGCGACGACCGCGGGCCGGTGA
- a CDS encoding acyl-CoA dehydrogenase family protein, whose product MNLALTDEELAFRDEMRTFFTTQIPAEIRERYARGEEVGKEGFIESQRILNANGLATPHWPVEWGGRDWTPVQKHIWLDELQLASVPEPLAFNTSMVGPVIAAFGSQEQKEKFLPATANLDIWWCQGFSEPEAGSDLASLKTRAVRDGDDYVINGQKTWTTLAQHADWIFVLARTNPDAPKKQAGISFILVDLKTPGVTVRPIKLIDGGHEVNEVFFEDVRVPAENLVGEENQGWSYAKFLLGNERAGVTRLGFSKVRLAQAKKRAAEISVGEGTLLDDPLFAARIAELENEIVALELTQLRVVASSADGKPNPASSLLKLRGSELQQATLELLTDVAGPDSLPFAAGDGISSPLWAQRTAPTYLNYRKVSIYSGSSEVQRSIIASSILGL is encoded by the coding sequence ATGAATCTGGCTTTGACCGACGAGGAGCTGGCGTTCCGCGACGAGATGCGAACGTTCTTCACCACGCAGATTCCGGCGGAGATCCGCGAGCGGTACGCGCGTGGCGAAGAGGTGGGGAAGGAAGGCTTCATCGAGTCTCAGCGGATTCTGAACGCCAACGGGCTCGCGACGCCGCACTGGCCGGTCGAGTGGGGCGGCCGCGACTGGACGCCGGTGCAGAAGCACATCTGGCTCGACGAGTTGCAGCTCGCGTCGGTGCCCGAACCGCTCGCGTTCAACACCAGCATGGTCGGGCCCGTCATCGCGGCGTTCGGTTCGCAGGAGCAGAAGGAGAAGTTCCTTCCCGCGACCGCCAACCTCGACATCTGGTGGTGCCAGGGATTTTCCGAACCCGAGGCCGGTTCCGACCTCGCGTCGCTGAAGACCCGCGCCGTCCGCGACGGCGACGACTACGTGATCAACGGCCAGAAGACGTGGACCACTCTCGCGCAGCACGCCGACTGGATCTTCGTCCTCGCCCGCACCAACCCGGACGCCCCCAAGAAGCAGGCCGGCATCTCGTTCATCCTCGTCGACCTGAAGACACCCGGCGTCACGGTCCGCCCGATCAAATTGATCGACGGAGGCCACGAGGTCAACGAGGTCTTCTTCGAGGACGTGCGGGTGCCCGCCGAGAATCTCGTGGGTGAGGAGAACCAGGGCTGGAGCTATGCCAAGTTCCTGCTCGGCAACGAGCGCGCCGGCGTCACCCGCCTGGGATTCTCCAAGGTCCGGCTCGCGCAGGCGAAGAAGCGTGCCGCGGAGATCTCGGTCGGCGAGGGGACGCTGCTCGACGACCCGCTGTTCGCCGCCCGCATCGCGGAACTGGAGAACGAGATCGTCGCGCTGGAGCTCACCCAGCTGCGAGTGGTGGCCAGTTCGGCCGACGGCAAGCCGAACCCGGCGTCGTCGCTGCTGAAGCTGCGCGGGTCCGAACTGCAGCAGGCGACGCTCGAACTGCTGACCGACGTGGCGGGCCCCGACTCCCTTCCGTTCGCCGCCGGTGACGGCATTTCCTCACCACTCTGGGCGCAGCGGACGGCGCCGACCTATCTGAACTACCGCAAGGTTTCCATCTACAGCGGATCGAGCGAAGTGCAGCGCAGCATCATCGCCTCCTCGATCCTCGGATTGTGA
- a CDS encoding acyl-CoA dehydrogenase family protein, with amino-acid sequence MDFELTDEQKLLRDTTRELLGRSYDAEKRNAVTDTEQGWSPQVWKQLAEVGLLGLSFDEEDGGMGAGPVEVASVMTEIGRRLAPEPVLDAVLVPGGLIAAAGSAEQRRRILPDVSEGTLLLAFADREPGVRWPSARVSTTATKDGDAWTLTGTKNPVPHGGSANTLVVSAALPDGGVGLFLVDGDATGLTRTPYATHDGLRAAQVELSGTPAEPLGEGGDASAAIEGAHIRAQAALCAEAVGAMEEALRLTTEYLKTRKQFGVPIAKFQTLTHRAADMYVLLELARSTSLYATMSLADGTVDPVVASRAKLQIGRSARTIGQEAIQMHGGIGMTAEYPVGHYVSRLTAIEHTLGGSDDHLRVLAAATTQGTVSII; translated from the coding sequence ATGGACTTCGAACTGACCGACGAACAGAAACTGCTGCGCGACACCACCCGTGAACTGCTCGGCCGCAGCTACGACGCGGAGAAGCGCAACGCCGTCACCGACACCGAGCAGGGGTGGAGCCCGCAGGTGTGGAAGCAACTCGCCGAGGTGGGGTTGCTCGGTCTGAGCTTCGATGAGGAAGACGGCGGGATGGGCGCCGGACCCGTCGAGGTGGCATCGGTGATGACCGAGATCGGCCGTCGTCTCGCGCCCGAACCCGTCCTCGACGCCGTGCTCGTGCCCGGCGGCCTGATCGCTGCGGCCGGCAGCGCGGAGCAGCGTCGCCGGATTCTCCCGGACGTGTCCGAGGGCACCCTCCTGCTGGCTTTCGCCGATCGGGAACCGGGCGTGCGCTGGCCGTCGGCGCGGGTGTCCACGACGGCGACGAAGGACGGCGACGCGTGGACGCTGACGGGTACGAAGAATCCGGTTCCCCACGGCGGCAGTGCGAACACGCTGGTCGTCAGCGCGGCACTCCCGGACGGCGGGGTCGGGCTGTTCCTCGTCGACGGCGACGCCACCGGTCTGACTCGCACCCCCTATGCGACCCACGACGGACTGCGGGCCGCGCAGGTGGAACTGTCCGGCACCCCGGCGGAGCCTCTCGGTGAGGGCGGCGACGCGTCTGCGGCGATCGAGGGCGCACACATCCGGGCGCAGGCGGCGCTGTGCGCGGAGGCCGTCGGCGCGATGGAGGAGGCGTTGCGGCTGACGACCGAGTACCTGAAGACGCGCAAGCAGTTCGGCGTCCCGATCGCGAAGTTCCAGACCCTCACCCACCGCGCGGCCGACATGTACGTGCTGCTGGAACTGGCCCGCAGCACGAGTCTCTACGCGACGATGTCGCTGGCCGACGGAACCGTCGACCCGGTGGTCGCGTCCCGCGCCAAGCTGCAGATCGGCCGGTCGGCCCGGACGATCGGGCAGGAAGCGATCCAGATGCACGGCGGCATCGGCATGACCGCCGAGTACCCGGTCGGCCATTACGTGAGCCGGCTGACCGCCATCGAACACACCCTCGGCGGCTCCGACGACCACCTGCGGGTGCTCGCGGCGGCGACGACCCAGGGCACCGTCAGCATCATCTAG
- a CDS encoding VWA domain-containing protein produces MTEDADRLRRWRLLLGNAAEESTGGLASKTDAAMDGALAALYDTSSDGSKSRRRTAGLGGSAPKVARWLGDIRTYFPSSVVQVMQKDAIDRLGLTQLLLEPELLDAVEPDVHLVGTLLSLNRVMPETSKATARMVVEKVVREVEDRIAQKTRTAVTGALNRSARITNPRYRDIDWNRTIRANLAHYLPEHKTVVPERLLGYGRRSQAVHRDVVLAIDQSGSMASSVVYASVFGAVLASMRALKTSLVVFDTAVVDLTDKLSDPVDVLFGTQLGGGTDINRAIAYSQSLIDRPAESLFVLISDLYEGGIRAEMLRRMAAMKNAGVQVVVLLALSDDGAPSFDHDNAAALGALGIPAFACTPDKFPELLALALERGDIARWADGLQQG; encoded by the coding sequence GTGACCGAAGACGCGGATCGGCTACGGCGGTGGCGGCTGCTGCTCGGCAACGCCGCCGAGGAGTCCACCGGCGGACTGGCGTCGAAGACGGACGCGGCCATGGACGGCGCACTGGCCGCGCTGTACGACACCAGCAGCGACGGGTCGAAGAGCCGCCGCCGCACTGCGGGTCTCGGCGGATCGGCACCGAAGGTCGCGCGCTGGCTCGGCGACATCCGCACCTACTTCCCGAGCAGCGTCGTGCAGGTGATGCAGAAGGACGCCATCGACCGGCTCGGCCTCACCCAACTGCTCCTCGAACCCGAACTGCTCGATGCCGTCGAACCCGACGTCCACCTCGTCGGCACCCTGTTGAGCCTGAACCGGGTGATGCCCGAGACCAGCAAGGCCACCGCCCGGATGGTCGTCGAGAAGGTGGTCCGGGAGGTGGAGGACCGGATCGCGCAGAAGACCAGAACCGCCGTCACCGGTGCCCTGAACCGCTCGGCCCGCATCACCAATCCTCGGTACCGCGACATCGACTGGAATCGCACCATCCGCGCCAACCTCGCGCACTACCTGCCCGAGCACAAGACGGTGGTGCCGGAGCGGTTGCTCGGCTACGGCCGCCGATCGCAGGCCGTGCACCGTGACGTCGTCCTCGCCATCGACCAGTCCGGCTCGATGGCGTCGAGCGTTGTGTACGCGTCCGTGTTCGGCGCGGTGCTCGCATCGATGCGCGCGCTGAAGACGTCGCTGGTCGTGTTCGACACGGCGGTCGTCGACCTCACCGACAAGCTGTCCGATCCGGTCGACGTGCTGTTCGGCACGCAACTCGGCGGCGGCACCGACATCAACCGGGCCATCGCGTACAGCCAGTCACTGATCGACAGGCCGGCGGAATCGTTGTTCGTGCTGATCTCGGATCTGTACGAAGGCGGGATCCGCGCGGAGATGCTGCGCCGGATGGCGGCGATGAAGAACGCCGGGGTCCAGGTCGTGGTGCTGTTGGCGCTGTCCGACGACGGCGCGCCGTCGTTCGATCACGACAACGCGGCGGCCCTCGGCGCGCTCGGCATTCCCGCGTTCGCCTGCACGCCGGACAAGTTCCCGGAACTGCTGGCGCTCGCGCTGGAACGCGGCGACATCGCCAGGTGGGCGGACGGTCTCCAGCAGGGGTGA
- a CDS encoding DUF5682 family protein, which translates to MSPPAGDVRVFGIRHHGPGSARSVRRALDEFVPDAVLIEGPADADPLVALTASDTMEPPVALLAYATGEPRTAAFWPFAVFSPEWQALSWAAGRGVDVRFCDLPAANTLAADRAESQSEDPLAALAAAAGYDDTERWWDAVIESGSGTDSFDAITDAMSALRDTVQLDEPTRRREAYMRQTLRKVIKGGALRIAVVCGAWHAPALAGPLGPATADARILKGIPKIKTSLTWVPWTHSRLSTASGYGAGITSPGWYHHLFTAPDRTITRWLTKVARVLRDEDLPVSSAHVIESVRLADTLAALRARPLAGLSEVTEATRAVMCDGDDVLLDLITRRLVVGEALGAVPDDTPTVPLDADLRARAKTLRLKQQATEKTIDLDLRRDNDVARSRLLHRLQILGVDWGTPADSDVRGTGTFRETWSLTWQPELAVSIIEASLWGTTVEAAATAKVREEAAGGDVSLARLTGLLEQALLSDLRDALAELLRALETAATLDHDVMHLMDALPALTRTLRYGDVRGTDVSSLTRVTDSLLVRICAGLPSAMSGLDDDSALDLRRAVDDVHAAVMLRDDDRASARWLGTLTGLVDRSDVNGLVIGRMVRLLRDAGTVSETEAATRLSRALSVGAEPAAKAGWVDGFLGGGGLLLVHDRQLLRLLDGWVSGLREQDFVDALPLLRRTFGSFETGERRAIGQSVEGDSTADAPAEVDARRGTVAIRTVADILGVTS; encoded by the coding sequence ATGAGCCCGCCGGCGGGCGACGTCCGCGTCTTCGGCATCCGCCACCACGGGCCCGGTTCCGCACGATCGGTGCGCCGCGCGCTCGACGAGTTCGTTCCCGACGCCGTCCTGATCGAAGGGCCCGCGGACGCCGATCCGCTGGTCGCGCTGACCGCGTCCGACACCATGGAACCCCCGGTCGCGCTGCTCGCGTATGCCACCGGCGAACCCCGAACGGCCGCGTTCTGGCCGTTCGCGGTGTTCTCCCCGGAGTGGCAGGCGCTGTCGTGGGCGGCGGGACGCGGCGTCGACGTGCGCTTCTGCGACCTTCCGGCCGCCAACACCCTCGCCGCCGACCGGGCCGAGTCCCAATCCGAGGATCCGCTGGCGGCACTGGCCGCGGCGGCCGGCTACGACGACACCGAACGCTGGTGGGACGCCGTCATCGAATCCGGTTCGGGGACCGACTCGTTCGACGCGATCACCGATGCCATGAGCGCGCTGCGCGACACCGTCCAACTCGACGAACCCACCCGCAGGCGCGAGGCGTACATGCGCCAGACCCTGCGGAAGGTGATCAAGGGCGGCGCTCTGCGGATAGCGGTGGTGTGCGGCGCCTGGCACGCCCCGGCACTCGCCGGCCCACTCGGACCGGCCACCGCGGACGCGCGAATCCTCAAGGGAATACCCAAGATCAAGACGTCGCTGACGTGGGTGCCGTGGACGCATTCGCGGCTGTCCACGGCGTCCGGATACGGCGCAGGCATCACCTCACCCGGCTGGTATCACCACCTGTTCACCGCCCCGGACCGCACGATCACCCGGTGGCTCACGAAAGTCGCGCGGGTGCTGCGGGACGAGGACCTTCCGGTGTCGAGTGCGCACGTCATCGAATCCGTCCGTCTTGCAGACACGTTGGCCGCGTTACGTGCGCGGCCGCTGGCCGGTCTCTCCGAGGTCACCGAGGCCACCCGCGCCGTGATGTGCGACGGGGACGACGTCCTGCTCGACCTGATCACGCGTCGCCTCGTCGTCGGCGAGGCGCTCGGCGCCGTCCCGGACGACACCCCGACCGTTCCGCTCGACGCCGACCTGCGCGCCCGGGCGAAGACCCTGCGCCTGAAGCAGCAGGCCACCGAGAAGACCATCGACCTCGACCTCCGCCGGGACAACGACGTCGCGCGGTCCCGGTTGCTGCACCGCCTGCAGATCCTCGGTGTCGACTGGGGCACCCCGGCCGACAGCGACGTCCGCGGCACCGGCACGTTCCGTGAGACGTGGTCGCTCACCTGGCAACCCGAACTGGCGGTGTCGATCATCGAGGCGTCGCTGTGGGGCACCACCGTCGAGGCCGCGGCCACGGCGAAGGTGCGCGAGGAGGCGGCGGGCGGCGACGTCTCCCTCGCCCGGCTCACCGGGCTGCTCGAGCAGGCGCTGCTGTCGGATCTCCGCGACGCCCTGGCCGAACTGTTGCGCGCGCTGGAGACGGCGGCCACGCTCGACCACGACGTCATGCACCTGATGGACGCGCTGCCCGCGCTGACCCGCACCCTGCGGTACGGCGACGTCCGCGGCACCGACGTCTCGTCCCTCACCCGCGTCACCGACAGCCTGCTCGTCCGCATCTGCGCGGGACTGCCGTCGGCGATGTCCGGTCTGGACGACGACAGCGCCCTCGACCTGCGCCGCGCCGTCGACGACGTCCACGCGGCGGTGATGCTGCGCGACGACGACCGCGCGTCGGCGCGATGGCTCGGCACGCTCACCGGCCTCGTCGACCGCAGCGACGTGAACGGCCTCGTGATCGGGCGCATGGTCCGACTGCTCCGCGACGCGGGCACCGTCAGCGAAACCGAGGCCGCCACCCGGCTGTCGCGGGCACTGTCCGTCGGCGCCGAACCGGCCGCCAAGGCAGGGTGGGTCGACGGCTTCCTCGGCGGCGGAGGCCTGCTGCTGGTCCACGACCGGCAGTTGCTGCGACTGCTCGACGGCTGGGTGTCGGGGCTGCGCGAACAGGATTTCGTTGACGCGCTGCCACTGCTGCGGCGCACGTTCGGCAGCTTCGAGACCGGGGAACGCCGGGCAATCGGGCAGTCCGTGGAGGGCGACTCCACGGCCGATGCTCCCGCCGAGGTCGATGCCCGGCGCGGCACCGTCGCGATCCGCACCGTCGCCGACATCCTGGGGGTGACGTCGTGA